ATGTAACGCATCTGTACTTAATGCTTGGTTAAGTTGGATTAAAAAATTATTGTCAGCAATAAAATTATCTGCTATGCCATTCCAAAATATAATTTTAGGATTTTGTTCTAAACTAGACAAAGCACTTTGAAACTGTCCGTTTACAAAAACCAAACGATTTGGTGAATAACAAATAGCATCTATATAGTCGTTATTGATGGAATTAGGAATAGTATTATTATTGGCTAATATATCAATATTTTTTATTATATTATTGAAATAAGTATATTTCCATTCTTCTTGTTTCATGCTAGGGAAACCTAAATCGACTGCTTTTAACAATGCTTCTTGTTGTTTTTTATCATTTAATTTAGATGATATTTCTTTTAGTGTATCTATTGTTATGTTCATTAATTGTTTAATTTTCTAATTATTTAATTTATTAATTATTTAATGATTTTTTTGATGTAGCTATAATTTTAGCTGTAATTTTTCTTATTTCTAATAATTTTTCTATTAATTTTGTACAATTTGGATAGTTTTCTGAATGTTCACATATCAATAACCAATATTCAGTTTCTTCAATTTCTTTTGCTGCGATTTTCACTTTATGTATAAAATCCTTTTTACTTTCTGCATTTTGTGCTTCTCTTAAATTTGCACCTATTGATGTGCCAGATTTTAATAATTGATTGGCAATTACATATTTTCTATCTTTCTCTAATAATTCTACATAACTTACAATCAGTAAAGCAAATTGAAA
Above is a genomic segment from Chitinophagales bacterium containing:
- a CDS encoding four helix bundle protein; the protein is MKRIENNIIIQKTFQFALLIVSYVELLEKDRKYVIANQLLKSGTSIGANLREAQNAESKKDFIHKVKIAAKEIEETEYWLLICEHSENYPNCTKLIEKLLEIRKITAKIIATSKKSLNN